CGTGGCTGCCCCCGCACCCGCGAGTTGATTCCCGCCGCCAAGGCCGCCACCGATGAAGACTGGGACACAGAATATCTGGCGCCGATTCTCTCCATCCGCGTGGTGGCGGATCTGGATGCGGCCATGGCCCATATCGACCGTCACGGTTCCCGCCACACCGAGGCCGTCGTCACCGAAGATTACACGCGCGCCCGCCGCTTCCTGCGGGAAGTGGATGCCAGTTCGGTGATGGTCAACGCCTCCACCCGCTTTGCCGACGGCTTTGAATACGGTCTGGGGGCGGAGATCGGCATCAGCACTGACAAAATCCACGTGCGCGGCCCGGTGGGTTTGGAAGGGCTGACCGCGCAGAAATTCATTGTGTTAGGTGACGGTAATATCAAGCAGTGACCGGGCTCCAGCGGCAGGTCGCAAGGGTGGCGCGAAAAAGACTTGCGGCTTGAGCCTGTTTCCATGCTCGGCATCCTAGGCGGCACCTTCGATCCCGTGCATTTCGGTCATTTGCGGCCGGCGCTGGATGTGCTGCAGGCGCTGGAGCTGGACGAGGTGCGGGTGATGCCCTGCCGCACGCCGCCCCATCGCGAATCGCCGCGGGCGTCGCCTGAGCAGCGTCGGACCATGCTGGAGCTGGCGCTGGCGGATGAGCCGGGGCTGGTGCTGGACCGGCGCGAACTGGAGCGCGAGGGGCCGTCCTTCATGGTGGACACCTTCCAGTCGCTGCGGCACGAGCTGGGCGGTGAAATCCCTTTAGCGCTGATTCTGGGGATGGATGCCTTCCTCGGCCTGCCAAAGTGGCATCGCTGGGAGGCGCTGGCGGGCTTGTGTCATTTTGTGGTGACCCACCGACCCGGCTGGTCGCCCCCGGGATCAGGCGAGATGGCGCGATGGAGCCGGGCGCGCACCGTCAGTTCCGGGACAGCGCTTCGCGCCACGCCTGCGGGAAAAGTGTTTTACTCAGAAGTCACCCAGTTGGACATTTCCGCCTCGCACATCCGCGCGCTGTTGGCGGCGGGGCTGAGTCCCCGCTATTTGTTGCCGGATGCCGTGTTGGCCTACATTCGTGACACCGGCCTTTATGACACAGGCGCCAGGTAGAAAAGGCATATGCAGACCGACGAACTCAGACAATTGATACTGGACGCGCTGGAGGATTTGAAAGCCGCGGACGTACGCGTGCTGGATGTGCGTTCCCTCACCAGTATCACCGATTTGATGGTGATCGCCAGCGGCACCTCCACCCGTCATGTGAAGGCGCTGGCAGACAGCGTCATTGAAAAATCCAAGGCTGCCGGTTGTCGTCCCCTCAGCGTGGAAGGGGAGCGGGAAGCGGAATGGATCCTGGTGGATCTGGGCGATGCCGTGGTGCATGTGATGGTGCCGCGCACCCGCGAGTTCTACCAATTGGAAAAACTGTGGACCGTGGGCGAACCGGCCCGGGAGCAAAGCGCCACGCAAAGCTGATGCGCCTGCACCTCATCAGCGCCGGCACCCGCATGCCGCCTTGGGTGGTTCAGGGTTTCGACCAGTTCGCCACCCGCTTGCCGCCCGAATGCAGCCTGCAATTGCACGAAATTCCGTTGGGCCGGCGCAGCAGAAACACCAATCCCCTGCGGGCGCGGGAAGACGAGGGCCGGCGCATGCTGGCGGCTGTCCCCAAAAACGCGCGGGTGATCGCCCTGGACGTCACCGGCCGGGGCTGGTCCACGGAACAACTGGCCGCAGCGATGCAAGACTGGCTGCAGGACGGCCGTGACCTGGCTCTGCTGGTGGGCGGGCCGGAGGGCCTGGCGCCGGCTTGCGTCGCGCGGGCGGAGCTGCGCTGGTCCCTCTCCCCCCTCACTTTTCCCCACATGCTGGTGCGCCTCATCGTGGCCGAACAGCTCTATCGGGCCTGGTCGCTGCTCAAGGGCCATCCCTACCACCGGGCATGAGCCGCCGCCCGCCCACGCTGTACTTGGCTTCCGCCTCGCCCCGGCGGAGGGAGCTGTTGGCCGTGCTGGGACTGCCGTTCACGACACTGCGCCTTGCTCTGGACGAGACCCGCCTTCCCGGCGAGCCGCCCGGCGACTACGTGCTGCGCCTCGCCGCCGACAAGGCCCGCGCCGGACTGGCCCGCTGTCCACCCGGCGAAAACGCCTGCGTGCTGGGGGCCGATACCGCCGTGGTGCTGGGAAAGACCGTGCTGGGAAAACCCCGCGACCGCGCCGACGGTTTGGCCATGTTGGCGCGTCTTTCGGGTGTTACGCATCAGGTGTTCACCGGCGTGGCGGTGGCGA
The Gammaproteobacteria bacterium genome window above contains:
- the rsfS gene encoding ribosome silencing factor translates to MQTDELRQLILDALEDLKAADVRVLDVRSLTSITDLMVIASGTSTRHVKALADSVIEKSKAAGCRPLSVEGEREAEWILVDLGDAVVHVMVPRTREFYQLEKLWTVGEPAREQSATQS
- the rlmH gene encoding 23S rRNA (pseudouridine(1915)-N(3))-methyltransferase RlmH: MRLHLISAGTRMPPWVVQGFDQFATRLPPECSLQLHEIPLGRRSRNTNPLRAREDEGRRMLAAVPKNARVIALDVTGRGWSTEQLAAAMQDWLQDGRDLALLVGGPEGLAPACVARAELRWSLSPLTFPHMLVRLIVAEQLYRAWSLLKGHPYHRA
- a CDS encoding septum formation inhibitor Maf, giving the protein MSRRPPTLYLASASPRRRELLAVLGLPFTTLRLALDETRLPGEPPGDYVLRLAADKARAGLARCPPGENACVLGADTAVVLGKTVLGKPRDRADGLAMLARLSGVTHQVFTGVAVA
- the nadD gene encoding nicotinate-nucleotide adenylyltransferase, translated to MLGILGGTFDPVHFGHLRPALDVLQALELDEVRVMPCRTPPHRESPRASPEQRRTMLELALADEPGLVLDRRELEREGPSFMVDTFQSLRHELGGEIPLALILGMDAFLGLPKWHRWEALAGLCHFVVTHRPGWSPPGSGEMARWSRARTVSSGTALRATPAGKVFYSEVTQLDISASHIRALLAAGLSPRYLLPDAVLAYIRDTGLYDTGAR